AGGAAGAAATACCGAGAGTTCGAAAAGCTGGATAAAGGACACGATCAGAAATCCGGTTTTCCCGTTCGAATAGGTAACCACCCCCGTCAATAAGATAGTGATAATGATGTGGAGTGGTTATTAGAATGCTGTCCCCCTGCCCTACATCTAGAACAATAACTTCTAAATTGCCGGGAATAAAAAATTTTACGGCGTATATCGTAAGAAATAAGCAATAACACAGCGGCATAAATTTTCTAAAAAAATATCCGTTAAAATAACCAGCAGCTAAGAAACCGGTGATAATCAGCAATAAAACTAAAATTAAATCAAAACTAGCATTTTTAACAGCTAAGAATGATAACTTATCAGACATGGCATTAATTGCTTCTGTTGAGATAATCAGTGAATCGCCCAAAAAGGAAGTTGGTATCACAATAAAAGGAATCAACGGTGGACAGATAAAGCTAGTGAAAAGAAATATGAAACCGCAGATTACGAATAGACCGACTAGAGGGATGATTATTAGGTTAGCAAGAAATGAGATGCCATTAAAAGTACCAAAATGAGCTATTATAATTGGAACTGTTATTATAAATACCGAAATACTTAGAATAAAACTTTCTAAAATTGGACTGTTTATAGGTTTTTCCCGAAGACGTATTTTATTGCTAAAGCGTTTTGCCTGATAATTTAATGGTTCATTAAAAAGTATAATTCCAAGAACAGCACTCATTGACAATTGAAAGCCAGCCTGAAATAACTGCGCTGGCCAGATTAGGAGTATAATGATGCCTGAAAGATACAAATTATTTAACAGATCTTTTTCAATAAATAAGCCTTTTCCAATCAAAAGAATCATCAGCATTAGAGATGCTCTAATGACTGAGGCTGAAAAACCTGTCAGGATGCAATAAACCAGCAAAAATGGAGATAGTATAACAAACCATAAATTTTCTCTGATTTTAAGTATTTTAAGTACACCAGTAACAAGTAGTGCCAGAAATCCGATATGTAGTCCTGATACCGCTAAAATGTGAGATATCCCAATATTTTGGAAACTGGTCTTGATAGTTTCGTCGATGCTTTTATCTCCAAGCAAAATTCCTTTTAGTAACTCTGCAACAGAGGGATTAAAATAGGCATTAATTCGCGTTTCTAAAGCCTTGCGAAAAATAGCAATTTTTTCTTGGAAAGTGATTTCACTACCGAAAATAGTAAGATTGTCCTGATAATAAACCAGCCCGTCAATTCGTTTTGATTTAAGGTAAAGTGAATAATCAAACCCACCAGGATTTCTGACAGCGTCTATTTTCTGAAGTTCACCATCAAAGGAAATTAGATCTCCGGGTAGCAGGTCTTTTAATGCAGCTAGATTGTTGTCATAACTATTGACAAGGAAAATCATGTCTGATGAGTTACTGTTAATACTATTAACTTTGAACACGAAGCTTACTTGATTTTCTTCAATTTCAGGTACAGTAATAATTTTACCTGAAAAACTGCTTTTCTGATCAAAAATGTGATCCAACTTATTATTAGAAGTAAAGGCTGAGGTTGAGATCATAATTCCTGTCAGATAGATAATCAGAACAAAAACTACTTGCTTGGGCGTGACAGATGGGATAAAAAAAGGAGCAATAATTAATGGTAGCAACAACAATACGATTATTAGAATCGAAAATTGCTGGTAAGTTAAAATTATTGAAAGGCTAAGAAATAAAAAGCCCCAAAACAAAGGTCTTTTCATGAGTCACCTGGCTTTTCAGATAAGAATTGTTTTGCCGATTTCTGCTGTTTTAAGTGGTCCGTTAAAAAGAGTTTCACCTTTTTTTTGGTAATCCCAAGGATCGCTATAGGGATCGAAATGGGTTAGAATAAGTTTGTT
This genomic interval from Eubacteriaceae bacterium ES3 contains the following:
- a CDS encoding DNA internalization-related competence protein ComEC/Rec2; this encodes MKRPLFWGFLFLSLSIILTYQQFSILIIVLLLLPLIIAPFFIPSVTPKQVVFVLIIYLTGIMISTSAFTSNNKLDHIFDQKSSFSGKIITVPEIEENQVSFVFKVNSINSNSSDMIFLVNSYDNNLAALKDLLPGDLISFDGELQKIDAVRNPGGFDYSLYLKSKRIDGLVYYQDNLTIFGSEITFQEKIAIFRKALETRINAYFNPSVAELLKGILLGDKSIDETIKTSFQNIGISHILAVSGLHIGFLALLVTGVLKILKIRENLWFVILSPFLLVYCILTGFSASVIRASLMLMILLIGKGLFIEKDLLNNLYLSGIIILLIWPAQLFQAGFQLSMSAVLGIILFNEPLNYQAKRFSNKIRLREKPINSPILESFILSISVFIITVPIIIAHFGTFNGISFLANLIIIPLVGLFVICGFIFLFTSFICPPLIPFIVIPTSFLGDSLIISTEAINAMSDKLSFLAVKNASFDLILVLLLIITGFLAAGYFNGYFFRKFMPLCYCLFLTIYAVKFFIPGNLEVIVLDVGQGDSILITTPHHYHYLIDGGGYLFERENRISDRVLYPAFRTLGISSLNFALISHNHADHQQGIEELITDDFSIEQLMLSINANNQELFNQKTVSVSQLKKGSIIESDDGVRIEVLWPEGKTQPLDDAEQNNASLVFMLSYKNVNYLFCGDIEKESEVAIMKDLKERFNDLDIQVLKVPHHGSETSSSREFIETIAPELAVISVGENNMYGHPDQSVLSLYLQEEITILRTDLNGAIIINSNGKWIRTKTFLN